A window from Myxocyprinus asiaticus isolate MX2 ecotype Aquarium Trade chromosome 37, UBuf_Myxa_2, whole genome shotgun sequence encodes these proteins:
- the cnpy2 gene encoding protein canopy homolog 2 isoform X1, with translation MSMEKHLYIIVLCALLPLHILLVQGARQDIKCGGVTEGLTHVRNAKTVLSHLARLPEDNYTSCRALVDEMEWAISQIDPKKIIQTGSFRINPDGSQSVREVPFARSEGHLLELMEEVCEKMKDYGERVDPTTNRKTYVRHTSRDGTAMDLSDVAFDSRVNSSLKFACETIVEQHEDEIIEFFAHETDNVKDKLCSKRTADENTLRDHEEGLHQDVD, from the exons atGTCGATGgaaaaacatttgtacattatCGTTCTCTGTGCATTGTTGCCTTTGCACATATTGTTAGTTCAAGGAGCCAGACAAGACATCAAATGTGGAG gtgtgactgagggtctgacccATGTCAGGAATGCAAAAACAGTGCTTTCACATTTAGCCCGGCTCCCAGAGGACAACTATACAT CATGCAGGGCATTAGTTGATGAAATGGAATGGGCCATATCACAAATAGATCCCAAGAAAATTATCCAGACTGGATCATTTAGGATCAATCCTGATGGCAGTCAGTCAGTCAGAGAG GTTCCTTTTGCTCGTTCTGAGGGTCATCTGCTCGAGTTGATGGAAGAGGTTTGTGAGAAGATGAAGGATTATGGTGAACGTGTTGACCCCACAACCAATCGCAAGACATACGTGAGACATACTTCCCGTGATGGCACAGCCATGGATCTTTCTGATGTGGCCTTTGACTCTAGAGTCAACTCCAGTTTAAAGTTTGCT tgtgaAACAATTGTTGAGCAGCATGAGGATGAAATTATTGAATTCTTTGCTCATGAGACAGACAACGTTAAAGACAAGCTCTGCAGTAAGAGGACAG
- the cnpy2 gene encoding protein canopy homolog 2 isoform X2, protein MSMEKHLYIIVLCALLPLHILLVQGARQDIKCGGVTEGLTHVRNAKTVLSHLARLPEDNYTSCRALVDEMEWAISQIDPKKIIQTGSFRINPDGSQSVREVPFARSEGHLLELMEEVCEKMKDYGERVDPTTNRKTYVRHTSRDGTAMDLSDVAFDSRVNSSLKFACETIVEQHEDEIIEFFAHETDNVKDKLCSKRTDLCDHALKIPHDEL, encoded by the exons atGTCGATGgaaaaacatttgtacattatCGTTCTCTGTGCATTGTTGCCTTTGCACATATTGTTAGTTCAAGGAGCCAGACAAGACATCAAATGTGGAG gtgtgactgagggtctgacccATGTCAGGAATGCAAAAACAGTGCTTTCACATTTAGCCCGGCTCCCAGAGGACAACTATACAT CATGCAGGGCATTAGTTGATGAAATGGAATGGGCCATATCACAAATAGATCCCAAGAAAATTATCCAGACTGGATCATTTAGGATCAATCCTGATGGCAGTCAGTCAGTCAGAGAG GTTCCTTTTGCTCGTTCTGAGGGTCATCTGCTCGAGTTGATGGAAGAGGTTTGTGAGAAGATGAAGGATTATGGTGAACGTGTTGACCCCACAACCAATCGCAAGACATACGTGAGACATACTTCCCGTGATGGCACAGCCATGGATCTTTCTGATGTGGCCTTTGACTCTAGAGTCAACTCCAGTTTAAAGTTTGCT tgtgaAACAATTGTTGAGCAGCATGAGGATGAAATTATTGAATTCTTTGCTCATGAGACAGACAACGTTAAAGACAAGCTCTGCAGTAAGAGGACAG
- the cnpy2 gene encoding protein canopy homolog 2 isoform X3 yields the protein MSMEKHLYIIVLCALLPLHILLVQGARQDIKCGACRALVDEMEWAISQIDPKKIIQTGSFRINPDGSQSVREVPFARSEGHLLELMEEVCEKMKDYGERVDPTTNRKTYVRHTSRDGTAMDLSDVAFDSRVNSSLKFACETIVEQHEDEIIEFFAHETDNVKDKLCSKRTADENTLRDHEEGLHQDVD from the exons atGTCGATGgaaaaacatttgtacattatCGTTCTCTGTGCATTGTTGCCTTTGCACATATTGTTAGTTCAAGGAGCCAGACAAGACATCAAATGTGGAG CATGCAGGGCATTAGTTGATGAAATGGAATGGGCCATATCACAAATAGATCCCAAGAAAATTATCCAGACTGGATCATTTAGGATCAATCCTGATGGCAGTCAGTCAGTCAGAGAG GTTCCTTTTGCTCGTTCTGAGGGTCATCTGCTCGAGTTGATGGAAGAGGTTTGTGAGAAGATGAAGGATTATGGTGAACGTGTTGACCCCACAACCAATCGCAAGACATACGTGAGACATACTTCCCGTGATGGCACAGCCATGGATCTTTCTGATGTGGCCTTTGACTCTAGAGTCAACTCCAGTTTAAAGTTTGCT tgtgaAACAATTGTTGAGCAGCATGAGGATGAAATTATTGAATTCTTTGCTCATGAGACAGACAACGTTAAAGACAAGCTCTGCAGTAAGAGGACAG